The Malus domestica chromosome 10, GDT2T_hap1 nucleotide sequence CTAATGGATTTTTGATTTCTTTTCCCAGTCTTTTAGTTCTAACCATGGCCTTAATTGGGGTATGTATCATATCCCCATTCATCTCTTCTTGTGCTTGATACGAATCACATGATTGATGCTGGTTTGAATCGGTTTCTGCTTGACTATTGTGAACTTAAAAACTGCTATTTCATGCTTGGCTCTTTCTAATTTGGTGAACATAAACCTATTATCGTACTATGCTTGGAAAACCCTGCCCGTGAATATAAACCTGTTATTGTATTATGCTTCCAAAACCATTCCTGTGACTTTTGTTCTGAATGCTGAGGATTTTCTAACTCCATGTATATATGGGTGTGTGACTCTTAATGTTGTGGGGGATTTTGAATCAGGGCTGTGATGCTTCAGTCCTCTTGGATGACAGCAATGGGAATAAAAACCATTCTATTGAGAAGCAGGCTGTGCCAAATAAGTCCTTGAAGGGATTCGATAAAATTGACCAGATCAAGGAGGTGCTCGAAAATGTCtgtccaggggtggtatcttgtGCTGACATACTTGCTCTTGCCACCAGAGATGGCATTGTCCTGGTATGTTTTACTGCTTCATCTTCTCAGTCGTCTTGACCTGTTCTTTCTGTTTAGATTTAATCTTTGGTGCTTTTCAATTGTTgtatataatattttattgctcGTCTCAGTACTTGCTTGTGCTTTTAGCTGTTTCGATTTTCATTGTTTGATCAGTACTTGACCAAGTATACGTCTCTCTAAGGCAAAACTTCCCAGTTTCTCTCTCTTTGCTTCCTGTTACTAGTTAGAGCACCAAACTACAAGAGAGATATCAGAAACCAAAACTATCACAACCTCAGTTATTGATTCGATCTTTGGTACTTTCAGTTGTTAGAAAAAATCAACATACTAGTACTGTGCATGaggtttaaaaaaatttccttcattttgCCGGTAAATCCTCAGTATTTAAGTGAAAAATCTACATAGGGCGTCCAAAATGATTTGATTGCTTTGCTTGTTTCTGTATTCCACTGCTGCACTTTTAGCTGTCTTCTTCTTCGACGCTAATGTGTTTGTCATATCTGAAATGATAGGCCGATGGCCCCTTTTATCCGGTTTTCACTGGTAGAAGAGATAGTACCAGGTCCTACCCTGATGAAGCAATGGCTGAGATTCCTAAACCGGATGATAACATCACCCAGACACTTCGTCTGTTCTCACTAAGAGGATTTAGTGACCGAGAAACTGTAAGTCTTCTAGGTACGTACTCACAAAACCCGACCTGTTCTTTAGTAGTTATTGGTGGAGTTCAAATAGATTAGAAATCTaatctttaatttgtttttgtttcacaTCTAAAGGAGGGCACAACATTGGGAAGATTGGATGTGAGTTCATTCAGGCCCGGCTTAACAACTTTAAGGGGACCGGCAAACCAGACCCAACTGTTTCTCCTGGTTTCCAGAACGAGATGAGAATTTTCTGTGATGACAATGGAACCAGGAGCAGCCAGAATTCCCAAGATTGGATGTGAGTTCATTCAGGCCCGGCTTAACAACTTTAAGGGGACCGGCAAACCAGACCCAACTGTTTCTCCTGGTTTCCAGAACGAGATGAGAATTTTCTGTGATGACAATGGAACCAGGAGCAGCCAGAATTCCCCTGCACCGGCGCCATCAAGGGGTGTGTTGAAGGAGAGGTCGTCAGGACGAAGGGGGATGCCATACTTCCAGCAGCTGTCTTCATCTATATCATCTGGAAGAGGCTTTGACACTCATTATTACCAGAGCTTGTTGAAGGGCAGAGGACTCCTCTTTGCTGATCAGCAACTGATGGCGAATGACAGGACTGCAAGGTTGGTCAGAGCTTATGCATCCGATGACGGTTCAACCTTCCGGATGGATTTTTCCAGGGCTATGATGAAGATGTCAGAGCGAAGGGGGCTCACCGGATCTGAAGGTCAGGTCAGGGTACACTGCTCTTTGCCACTGCAGACTTCTTAAACGGCATGTGCTGTGGAGAACCAGGCAAGATGGCATGGAATCTGCCTTGTTTTGAAGAGAAGTGAACTGATTTTTGCCCCTTCTGGTTCTGGTTGTACAGTTTTAATTAGCCTGCCATATTAGACTTAGACCATTGACTCAGTCGTTTCGATCCCCTTGCTAATTAGATTGTCGGATGCACTCGATAGaccattcattcattcattcattcattcattcatttcaTTGTAATTACAATTACAGATTGAAAATCAAAGATAATGTGATCGACTAGCAGTTGCAAGTGAAGTTGGTTGGTATCATGTGCTTCTGTTTGTACTCATTTAGTCATTTATAACAactaatatatatatctgaACTCATTTTTAACTTGTAATTACAATCACAAAtcgaaaatcaaatttaatgaaGTCGATTGGTATCTATCCTTGTGGAAAATATTACAATTATGAAGTTGGTTAATTGGTGATTTAATTATATATGCGCTCACGTGCATGTgagaagcatttttttttttatcacaggcgcgtttaattatatatttaggCTCAACAAAAACACTAgcccttgaaaaaaaaaaaaaaaaaccctagctaATTAGGGAGATATCAAATCCTTTTTTTAACAAGGAAAACGTGGCCATCAATTGCTTCCATGCACcgttataaatatataaatgtagAAATAATATaggaatttttcaaatataggAATCCTAAAGGATCTAGAGTTACTTGGGAAGCAAgtatttctcttttccttttagCATGGGCAAGGCATGAGGATTTGTCATGCCGATCCCGTtgtctcagtctctctctctctctctctctctctctctctctctcaactttcGGCCTACAACAATAAAACCCTATAAGCTAAGTCAAAATATCCTAGCCATCGTACAATCACCGGATCGAGCAGCAACCATGAAGAATCACCAAAGCAGCAACATTCGAGGTTTTCTGAAGCTTCTTTGGTTGattaagttcataaattaagaaGCTCCACAAAACCTCGAGTGCAGCTGCTCTATGTGACATTGACATACGCAAAAGCATGGATATAAGCCAATGGGCTTTCTATGGAATGGGGAAGTACGTAGATAGAAGTTTTCAGAAGTGGGAGCCGTCAGTGTGGAGCGTCGTGAAAAGAAATCTCCTCCACAAATTTGCACTCATTGCTCACCACACATAAACATCTTCTAACAGCCTGCAAACCGACGTGAAACATAAAGTGCATAAAAGGATCCACAAAATCAGTTCACTCTCGTGCGTTAACAAATTGTTGATGAAGAGCTTAAAGTACATCAGGCCGCCAACAACAGAGTCATCAAAATTACAGAAGGAGTAGAGCAAGTGAAAATGTCGATACGGCTATGCAAGTCTAAGGCAAATTGGTAAGGGGAAAGAATGGTCACGCACCACTGGGTTTTTATTTCGAATGCAAACAAGCAGAAAAGGCCAGATTTTATTCACTGCTGGAAGCAACCTGTTCTCATCAGCAGCATCCAATGCATCTTGGAGATGATATAACGAATATGACTGAATCGCTTCTTCAATTGTTTCCTTAGTAACTCTCTCGTGGCGATAAGCCTCTTCTACTTTTGCCAATGACATAATCCCGTCCTTCATATACAGAGCAAAAAAGTGgacaagaaaattttcattcatcAGTGGATCTACAAGAAAAAGGTATTTCTGAACTGAGCATGCCttaatgatcttcaagatttgCCTTAATGATCTATTAATCAAGTTGTCGTAGGCGTACTGGCTCCTCAAATAGAGTCAATATTGTGGAATTTTTCAGGTCGACGGGCCGAGGGctcactccaacaacaccgatactgtccccacttaaccacctaCACAATCCTCAGGtatggggttttatcacaaaaggcttcggtattagttagagtggggtaattctatttaaagggcttgttctcaagccttTTGGCTGATGTGGGACAGAGGAATTCTAACACTCCCCCCCACGTGAGACCCTATTTTTTGGGTCACACGTGAAGttccacacatcggcaaccacgtggagccaagtcGGGGCTCACCCGTTCACGCGGGGCCAATAGGGACCCACCCATTCGTGTGGCATCTCTTGTCCTATGTGGAGCCAAGTCGAGGCTCACTCATTCACGCGGGGTCAAAGAGGACCCACCTGTTCACGTGGCAGTACGGGCCCGTctcctggctctgataccatgtggaaTTTTTCAGGTGGATGGGCCATGGGCcaactccaacaacaccgatattgtccccacttgGCCACCTGCTTAATTTGTCATGTGTGGGACTTGCCATCTGCTCAATTCGTCATGTGtggggttttaatacaaaaggcctCGGTGATAGTTAAAGTGAGTTGGGGCTCACCCGTTCATGTGGGGCCAATAGGGACCCACTCATTCACGTGACATCTCTTGACCTACGTGGAGCCAAGTCGGGGCTCACTCGTTCGCGTGGGGTCAAAGGGGACCCACCCGTTCACATGGATGTAATAGCCTGTCCTTTGGCTCGGATACCGTATTAAATTTCAGGTGGATGGGCCATGGGCcaactccaacaacaccgatattgtccccacttgGCCACCTGCTCAATTCGTCATGTGtggggttttaatacaaaaggcctTGGTGATAGTTAGAGTGAGGTAATTCTATTTAAGgggcttgttctcaagccttctggccgatgtgggacaaatgaATTCTAACAAATATCTTATAAGCTACTCCAATATAGGAAAGCATGGCAGCTAGCACATTTGGCACATGAGGGTTAATCTCCGAATGGCGTAGTTGACAACATATAGAATCAATCACATAGTCTGCATTCGCTAGTACAACCTACAAGacaattaaaatgaaaaaattcATAGAACAAACGATTGAATCCGAAATTGAAAAGGATTGAGATTCTTGTAGAAAATGTCACACGTTTTTTTAAGTTGTAATTAAAATCACAAAtcgaaaatcaaatttaaagaaGTCCATTGGTATCTATCTTGTGTGTGAAATGTTATGAAGTTGGTTTATTGgtgatttaattatatatatatttagggtAAACAAAAACCCTATCTAATTAAGAAGATATCAAATCCTTTTTAACAAGGAAAACGTGGCCATCAATCGCTTCCGAAAATAAAGGAATTCTAAAAGGATCTAGAGTTATTTGGGGAGCAAGTATTTATGTTTCcctttttattataaataaggGACAGGGCATGAGGAATTCTCATgccgatctctctctctctctctctctctctctttctctctctctctctcaaaatatCATAGCCATCGTATACAATCACCACCAGATCGAGCGCAAGCATACGGAATCACCAGAGCAGCAACATTCGAGGTTTTTTTGAGCTTCTTTGCTCGATTAAGTTCAGAAATTAAGAAGCTCCACAAAACCTCGAATGCAGCTGCTCTATACGGTGACATTGACTTACGCAAAAGGATGGATATCAAAGATTAGAAGCCATGCATATTTGCAGGTATGCGTCTTCTGATTTCTCGATAGGTTCTTTCTTGTTAATGTATCTGCTtcttgtaatattttttttcctcttgaaatgtttcattatttttctttcattatAAATGCTTTAACGCGACTTTATATGTTTATGCAAACCCTTCCTTGTCATAAATTAATAGCAGAGAATATAACTGGgatgttattttatatttatgtgTTCATCATACAGTTGATGTTATAGATCGTTTTGGATTTGGTCGACattattcttttttgtttttataatctCATCAGGCCAAAGTGggtctttcttcttttgtgtgATACCCGAAGATTAATCTGCgtctgttttcttttccttttcatctCAATCTTTTGTTTTATTGAACTTCATTAGGGTTGgagttttttcaattttgtattTTGATTGTAGGTTTCATTTTTGGGTGCGATTTGTAAggattttcagctttttttcccaATCTGTTGCATGGTGCGGATTTTATTCTTGGGTttgagtttttttaattttgttttgagtTTAGGTTTTTGCTTGGCCGCTTTTTACTTCTAATATGTAGTTTTCTTTTTGTGGTCAAAATTTCTGATacgtatttttttatattttttttgtcaaaatttcttTTCATCTCTATCTTTTGTTCATTTAGACTTTGTTAAGGTTTGAGTTTTTTCATGCGTATTTTTGCTGTAATATTTGTATTTCATTCAACTTGCTCAGATGGTCAGATGTACAAATTTTTTGATGTaatgtttcttattttttaatgatcACACACCATGCCCATGATAGAGTTATACTTTGCATATATAGCCAATTAACTCACCTTATAGCCAATTAACTTACCTGAAAAGGAATTCTACTGCAACTAAAATCTGCAAATACTCACTAACTTAAGCGTCATACGTTTTTTGCAAGAAACTTTTCGTTCTCTTCGTTGGTTGCAAGCAAAGATGTTGTTTGTAACTTTTTGTATGATTGCAAGATTACTTAGTTGGAGAACTAAAAGATCCGAATACAGGTTTTTACACTTTCTCGCATTTTATGGTATCAAGAACTACTCACTTTACATCTTATTTTATTGTTGTACAATCAAGCACAAGcatgtataaaaaataaataaaagattttgcttcttttttcttttcatcttcTGTCCAAATCCGAATCCCTCAAAAGCAACGTTATTCTTACCATTTAAATATTCCACAAATTCGTATGTCTTATACAGTATTTGAGGTATGCAACTTAGGTgtaattttggtttattttagtattatttttcttcttaaattGCAGCAACTTTAATCCCTTCAAACCTTCACCGTAACCTACCCTGATCCTCCCATTGATCTGGCGTTTAGGtcaaaatatattattattccGGTGAAAGTTCAAGCCAAATGTCCATGAAGATGAAAGGAGAGAAACTTTATTCGaactcatttattttatctcTCAACAAACTTATGGTTTTAATGTAAATTGCAATTTTTACCATAATATATAATTACCATTAAAAACAAGAtgcaattaaaaattagaattaaaatttataaacagCAACCAAACCACCATGAATTCCCTTCAATCCAAGtttcattacaaaaaaaaaataaataaataaaaccttcACCACTCTATCCCAAACCCTAAAATGCTTTTGTAgagataaaacaaaaaaactcttACTGACTAATGGATGGTGATTTCAAATATTTGGAGCCTCCATATTAGGTATGAGATGGTCTGGGTTGCTTGGGGATCTGTCATGCCCTATCCTATGGCATGGTTTTTACCCAGTGGATCTTGTGGCTGCTATTGCTCCAACATTCAATCAACGGATGATTTTAATTACCAATTTACaatggcctttttttttttttcagttttttggtCAATTGTGTGAGTATTTTTGTTaacacaaactaaaattaaCACAGAAGAAGTTGtcacaaacaaataaatttacaaaaaaagtgATTGAACACAAATAAATTTCAAGGAGGGCAAAGTTGTCAAATAACACTACGAAAAGGCTAGATGAGATTTGTGGTTAGAAGGATACTACAATCTCCCAAAATATTGTAGATATAAATTCCCGGGGTCGGTCGATGATCTTGGTCTCGGGCTTTCCCTGGTTCCTCTCTCCTTCTGTAATTCTCTGCAATTCAAATGGGAAGCGACCGGAAATccgaggagaagaagaagagtagGAAAAGGAGCACCTCTTCATCTTCCGAAGGTACTCAAttctctctttcctttctctctctctctctctctctctctctctctctctctctctctctctctgatttgTCCAATTTCATAGCTTTTGTTGTTCTTGCTTAATTTCAACGGAGCCAAATAGGTATGTTATTTTCCAGTTGATAAAGCATGGGACTTTTGATTTTCTCTCTTTCCCcaacattttctcagcaaccaaacaagtTTTATTTCTCCTGGGTTTGCTTGAAAGTGTGTGCAATTTGTTCCTcagaatatatattatatattgaaTTCTATGTTTTCTTTTAACAGATGAGGGAAAGGGCAAGAGGCAGAGAACAGTAGAGGATGAGGACAGGAAGAGCAGAAGGAGTGACAAGAAGGACAAGAAAGGGTCTCATAAGCACTCAAAACACCGTTCCGCTAAAGGTATATCGATACGAGTCCGAGTCTCACACTAGCTTGAGATGGATTTTACTTCGTTAAATCGAACTGTGCAATACTTGTTAAAATCGAACTTTTTGGGATTCGGATATGGCTATTGAGTATATTCACTTTGTTTTGACCTCAATCTGCTGTTGTATACAGGCCTAATAGTTAAATTgcgaaaaaaaattatgattcaGTTACCTTAGCAGTCCAATTAGCGTAATGGTATATTGGAATTGGTATGTTTTTACCAGACATGTACGGGCTTACTAGTTGAATAATCATGTAAATTGTGCTACAAGTTGCAGTCGAATTAGAGTAATGGCATTGTTAGTGGTTTATCGGGCACATTCAGTGTTTGTAGAGTATGGGAAAACGTTGTTTCATTGAGTTGTTTTGACCTTGAAAACGTAAACAAAAACCTAGGAGATTAACTACATGAAAGTGCATTATTTGACTAACCATTGTAGTTTTTTTAGCCTATTGAGGATGACGTTCTTTATGGGAAATTACTTATCACATTGACATATTTTGCCTcagaaaagaagacaaaggatAAGCACAAAATTAAACATCACAAAGGCGATCGCCTCTCAGTAAGCTTTCTTATCTCCAATCATGAATAAATATTTGATGTTTGAAGTGCTCTCATCTGTGAACTATTGCAGAAAATGGATTTTATATGTACCTATATTCAGTAAGCTTTCTTATCTCCAATCATGAATAAATATTTGGTGTTTGAAGTACTCTCATCTGTGAACTATATATAATATGGATTTTATATGTACCTATAAATCCTTACAGAAATAAAAAGACAAAGGGTCAAACTTCTTGCAACAattctttacaaaaaaaaaattgtcaacctGTCATTACATTTAATGTTATAAGTGCTTGAATATGTTAGCAGAAGTCCTCCATACTTTGAGTAATTCACCTCTTCTGAGTTACTGAAGAAGTGAGGCAATCACATAATGTTAGGCTAAAGTTTGCAGAGATTCTCTAAAGTCGGCAAAAATTGGATTTCTATTATTTAGACCTCTTTGTTATTATTGGTAATCTGTTTTAGCTACAGATGAAAGAGCA carries:
- the LOC103445820 gene encoding style cell-cycle inhibitor 1-A-like, translating into MGSDRKSEEKKKSRKRSTSSSSEDEGKGKRQRTVEDEDRKSRRSDKKDKKGSHKHSKHRSAKEKKTKDKHKIKHHKGDRLSKIDFQELSTDDYFLKNNEFSTWLKEEKDVFFSDLSSESARQLFADFVKVWNKQKLESKYYEGIASGPRCAHAWKIKG
- the LOC103445851 gene encoding putative Peroxidase 48 isoform X1, with the protein product MMASSMKGLAFAMVVIFSVLLSLNNPRGESERAFLSVSSPSSQEPPVNLVSLASTKDFFMEMTDGEAQKNLDYDFYRDTCPEAETIVRDTMAQIYSQQKNVSAQLLRLFFHDCFIKGCDASVLLDDSNGNKNHSIEKQAVPNKSLKGFDKIDQIKEVLENVCPGVVSCADILALATRDGIVLADGPFYPVFTGRRDSTRSYPDEAMAEIPKPDDNITQTLRLFSLRGFSDRETVSLLGGHNIGKIGCEFIQARLNNFKGTGKPDPTVSPGFQNEMRIFCDDNGTRSSQNSQDWM
- the LOC103445851 gene encoding putative Peroxidase 48 isoform X2 — encoded protein: MMASSMKGLAFAMVVIFSVLLSLNNPRGESERAFLSVSSPSSQEPPVNLVSLASTKDFFMEMTDGEAQKNLDYDFYRDTCPEAETIVRDTMAQIYSQQKNVSAQLLRLFFHDCFIKGCDASVLLDDSNGNKNHSIEKQAVPNKSLKGFDKIDQIKEVLENVCPGVVSCADILALATRDGIVLADGPFYPVFTGRRDSTRSYPDEAMAEIPKPDDNITQTLRLFSLRGFSDRETVSLLGAARIPKIGCEFIQARLNNFKGTGKPDPTVSPGFQNEMRIFCDDNGTRSSQNSPAPAPSRGVLKERSSGRRGMPYFQQLSSSISSGRGFDTHYYQSLLKGRGLLFADQQLMANDRTARLVRAYASDDGSTFRMDFSRAMMKMSERRGLTGSEGQVRVHCSLPLQTS